CGCGCATTTCTGGATGAACCAATAGCCGGAATAGAATGAACCTTCCGCGCGGCGCTCAGTCCGTTCTTCGAACGCCTCGACGATTTCCGCAACCATAGAAGAAGCTGAGATCATCACCATAACACCGAATGTGTTGCTGAGAAGAAGGAAGCCAAGCACCAGCGCGGATGACGCAGTGCTGCCGATTTCGGGCCAGACGCCCGCCCAATAGAATCCGTATGGGATCAAGTAGATCACCATCGAAATCAGCGTGGCAACCGCTGCAACTTTAGGCTTGCCCCATTTCTTATGCGCAGGGCCAAGCGTGATGAATGTGAGGACAACACTGAGGAACAGAACGATCGGGTAGAACGCAAAGACTGCTTCGGAGAATTGCCAGATATACAGGTAAAGATAATTCGACAGCGCGAACGTCATGCCTTGGCTGACATACGCGCCAAGAGCGCCGCCAGCGAGGATCAGAAACGAGCGCTCTGACAGCGCTTGGATGATCTCCGAGAATGCAACGCTCAACTTGAAGGGAGGGGGCTTGTCCTTCGGAAGACGCGCAACGCGGCTGTGTTGTCCCAGCGCAGAACCGATCACCGAAATGAAAATTACAGCGGCTCCGAAATAGCCATAAATCGCGTAGCCTTCCGGCTCCAGCAGGCGGCCAGCGAGGAATACCTGATAGGCTAGAAACAACATGATCAGACCGCCGGTCCAGCCCGACAGGAAGCGGTACCGGAACAATGTGGTGCGCTCATCATAATCGCTGGTCAGTTCCGGAACGAGCGACGTCGATGGAACCTCACAGGCCGAAAGCAGTAACCGTACGACGACTGCGATTGCCAATAAGCCAAAGAAGGTAGGTTCACCGCCAATCGGTGGTTGCCACATGATGACCCAAGCTATCGCGAGCGGAATTGGTGCGGCATAAAGCCAAGGCAGTCTGCGGCCCCAGCTTGTATATGTCCGGTCAGACAAATTGCCGAGCAGCGGGTCGATAAACGCATCAATGATGAGCGCTAGCGCCAGCGCAAGACTAACTAGCGCGGCATCCATTCCCAATACTTGATTGTAGAAAATCAGCAGGAAGACAGAAAACCCATTGTCCTTGATCCCGAACGCAACCGCGCCAAACCCGTGAAACAGCTTGATCCGTTGTGGCAGAGGCTGAAACTCAGGGGCCTGTCCGGGAAGTGCACTCATGGCTGGTCAGCCTCGGCCAACGCGCGCAGCGCTTCGAACATGTCGGGTTCATTCGCATCCCACGAATATTTCGGCCCGATGGTTATGCCGCCATCGACCACGATGGAGTGCCCATTGACGAAGGATGCCTCTTCGCTCGCCAAGTAGGCCATCGCATTGGCGATATCCTCGGGCTGGCCGCCGCGCGCAACGGGCTGAGCGCCAGCTGACATATGCGCGATCATGGCCTTGCCAACCTCCTCCTTCTCTTCGGTCAGATCGAGCGATGCGGTGAAGATATTGGTATTGATAAAGCCCGGCTGGATCGCGTTCACACGGATCTGGTGTTTGGCCAGATCGGCCGCGGCCATTTTGGTTAAATGTAGCACGCCTGCTTTGGCTACGGCGTAGGCGTTGGGCGAATATCCCGGACCGACCGCCGCGACGCTTGATGTGTTGATGATAGAGGCATTCTGGCGTCCCTTCATATGCGGCACGGCATAGCGGATGCCGAACGCGACCGAGCGGAGCAGTAGATCCATCGTCAGATCCCAGCCTTCAGGCTCGATCTCGTCAATTGACGTGCCGTCGCCGCCTGCGCCAGCATTGTTGAACACGATATCGATGCCGCCTGTTTCGGCAGCGGCGCGGTCCATCAGAGCTTTGATGTCCTCGGTTGAGGTCACATCGCAGCGCTGGAATGTTATCTTGCCGTTGGAGCCCGATGCCAATTCTGCACCTCCAGCTTCATCGATATCAGCAGCAAAAACATGCGCGCCTTCCGCGGCAAGCAGCAGCACCGACGCCTTGCCGATTCCCGATGCCGCACCTGTAACAACGGCAGTTTTGCCGGAGAATCGCATACACCTCTCCCAAGGTTTTTCTTTGCAACTAGCTTAGGGATGCGAGCCGCAGCGTCAACGCCACTCTGCCTGACGCTACGGCATTCTGTGCTTTGGGCCAGCTTACCATTTCGGCGCTTGCGACCCTGCCACTTTTGCCCTTAACGTAAACGGCAATTGAGCGGGCTGCACAGCGGTCTGACAATCGAATCGAGAGGAACCGAAATGGCCGATCTGGATATATTCCGTGAAGAAACCCGTAGCTGGCTTGAAGCCAATTGCCCTGAAGAAATGCGTCAACCGGTGCGCGATGAAGAAGACGTCTATTGGGGCGGCCGCAAAGCCACTTTCAAGAATGACGCGCAGAAGGCTTGGTTCGATATTTGCGTAGAAAAAGGCTACACCGTTCCCGCGTGGCCCAAGGAATATGGCGGTGCTGGCCTGAGTGCAGCCGAGGCAAAAGTTTTGCGGCAGGAAATGGCGCGGATCAATGCGCGGCCACCGCTTTCCAGCTTCGGTATCTGGATGCTCGGCCCCGCGCTGCTGCAATTTGGCACGGAAGGGCAGAAGCAGCGCTTCCTCAATGAAATCGCGCGTGGTGAAATCCGCTGGTGCCAAGGCTATTCGGAACCGGGCAGTGGTTCCGACCTCGTGTCGATGCAGACATTCGGCGAAGACAAAGGCGATCATTGGGAAGTCAGCGGCCAGAAAATCTGGACGTCCTATGCTGACCAGGCCGACTGGATCTTCTGCCTTGTCCGGACCGACAAAGCCAATAAATATCAGGGCATCACTTTCATGCTGTTCGATATGGAAAATGAAGGTGTCAGCACCAAGCCGATTCTGCTGATCAGCGGTAACAGCCCGTTCTGTGAGACCTTCTTTGACAATGTGAAAGTGCCAAAGAGCTATGGCGAAGACTGCCCCGGCCAAGTGGGTGAAGTTAACCGCGGTTGGGACGTTGCGAAGTACCTGCTCGGCCACGAGCGCGAGATGATCTCCGGCGCTGGCGGTGGCGGCCTGACTTCTGCAATTGGCGCAGCGATGCAGCGCCACGTGGCCAAAGACGGCGGCGATCTTGATCCGGTACTCCGTTCTGAGCTGGCGATGTTTGATGTCGACGCGCTGGCCTATGCAGCGATGGGCGAAAAATTCCTCGACGAAATGAAAACCGGTCGCGGGCATCCGGCACAGCCCAACATGATGAAATATGTCGGGACGGAGCTGAACAAGCGCCGTCATGAGCTTATGATGTCGGCTGGCGGTTCGCGCAGTCTCGAATGGGACAGCGAGGAAACCAGCGGCGGTAAGCCATCGCGCAATTGGCTGCGCACCAAGGCCAATTCAATCGAGGGCGGCACCAGCGAAGTCATGCTGAATGTCGTTTCCAAGCGTATCCTCGATCTGCCGGGAGCCTGATCCATGCCACTCTATTACGACGAAGATCAGACAATGCTCGCCGATACCGCGGCGCAATTCATGGCCGAAGAAGGCGCGATCAACAAACAGCTGCGCCATTGGCGTGACCGCGATTGCCCCGACGGTTTCGGCCACGCTTTGTGGAAGCAATTCGCGGAAATGGGCTTCACCGGCATTCTTGTCGGCGAAGAAGATGGCGGTATGGGCATGGGCAATGTCGAGGCAGGCATTGTCCTCGAGCAGATCGGCCGCAATCTCACGCCGTCGCCTTTTCTGACGAGCTCGGTCTTGGCAGCAACTGCCTTGAAAGAAGGCAGCGCGGATATGCGTAGCCGCTACATGCCGGGGCTGATTTCGGGCGACTGCGTATTCGCTGTAGCAATCGATGAAGGCGCAAAGCACCGTCCCGAGCGGATTAAAACCAAGGCCGAGAAATCGGGCAACGGCTTCAAACTTTCGGGCCAGAAGAGTTTCGTGATCCAGGGCGCGAGTGCTGACATGATTGTCGTCGCCGCGCGGACATCCGGTAGCGATGCCGACGAAGATGGCATCACCCTGTTCGCAGTCCCGAAAGACGCAGCGGGCATGGAGCATGACTCGGTCCGCTTGGTCGACAGTTCGATGGCAACGCATACCAAATTCGACGGGGTAGAGCTCGATGGCGATGCGGTAATCGGTGAAGTCGATGGCGGCCGCGAGATCCTCAACAAAGTCCTCAATGCGGGCCGTATCGGTTCTGCTGCCGAGGGCTGCGGGGTCGCAGGTGCAGCGATGGATATGACCGTCGACTATCTCAAGCAGCGCAAGCAGTTCGGTAAGCTGATTGGCGAATTCCAAGCGCTCCAGCACCGCGCCGCGCATCTTTACTCCGAAGTCGAGATTGCCCGTGCGGTGACGATCAAGGCTGGACAGCTGCTGGATGGCGGGAGCGAGAAAGCCGATCTGATGGTCTCGGTTGCTAAGGCCAAAGTCGGCCAAACCGCTGGTCTTGCAGTGCGCGAAGGCGTGCAAATGCATGGCGGCATCGGCATGACCGACGAATATGACATCGGCCTCTACATGAAGCGCGACAAGGCTCTGAACGAGTTCCTTGGCGATGCCTATTACCACGCCGACCGCGTTGCGCGGCTCAGCGGTTACTAAGGAATAGCGATATGATGAATTTGAAAGATCTCTTCGGTCTCGAAGGCAAAGTGGCGCTGGTCACCGGCGGTTCGCGTGGCATCGGCAAAATGATTGTCGAAGGCTTGCTGGAAGCGGGCTGCGCGAAAATCTATATCGTCGCGCGCAAGAAAGAGCAGGTCGATGCGACCGCCGAGGAGCTGGGCGACAAGGTTATCGGCCTCACCGGCGATCTTTCGCAGATTGACGGTATCCAAGCGCTGGCCGACGAATTGGCAAGCCGCGAAGACAAACTCGATCTGCTGGTCAACAATGCCGGCGCCGCGTGGGGCCAGCCATTCGACGAGTTTACTGAAGCCGGCTGGGACCGGACGATGGACCTCAACGTCAAAACGCCGTTCTTCCTGACGCAAAAACTGCATGGCCTACTCAAAGCGGCTGGTACGCCCGAGCGCCCGGCCAAAGTGCTGATGATCGCGTCGATCGACGGGATGAAAAGCAACCCATGGCCAACTTA
This genomic window from Pontixanthobacter aestiaquae contains:
- a CDS encoding MFS transporter, producing MSALPGQAPEFQPLPQRIKLFHGFGAVAFGIKDNGFSVFLLIFYNQVLGMDAALVSLALALALIIDAFIDPLLGNLSDRTYTSWGRRLPWLYAAPIPLAIAWVIMWQPPIGGEPTFFGLLAIAVVVRLLLSACEVPSTSLVPELTSDYDERTTLFRYRFLSGWTGGLIMLFLAYQVFLAGRLLEPEGYAIYGYFGAAVIFISVIGSALGQHSRVARLPKDKPPPFKLSVAFSEIIQALSERSFLILAGGALGAYVSQGMTFALSNYLYLYIWQFSEAVFAFYPIVLFLSVVLTFITLGPAHKKWGKPKVAAVATLISMVIYLIPYGFYWAGVWPEIGSTASSALVLGFLLLSNTFGVMVMISASSMVAEIVEAFEERTERRAEGSFYSGYWFIQKCATGIGIFLTGLIVAIAGLPEQAVPGEVAEPVIDSMILQYCIAIVVLGVVSAWFMNRFPIDRAEHEARVAALAAKTASGAVDDTPANS
- a CDS encoding SDR family NAD(P)-dependent oxidoreductase, producing MRFSGKTAVVTGAASGIGKASVLLLAAEGAHVFAADIDEAGGAELASGSNGKITFQRCDVTSTEDIKALMDRAAAETGGIDIVFNNAGAGGDGTSIDEIEPEGWDLTMDLLLRSVAFGIRYAVPHMKGRQNASIINTSSVAAVGPGYSPNAYAVAKAGVLHLTKMAAADLAKHQIRVNAIQPGFINTNIFTASLDLTEEKEEVGKAMIAHMSAGAQPVARGGQPEDIANAMAYLASEEASFVNGHSIVVDGGITIGPKYSWDANEPDMFEALRALAEADQP
- a CDS encoding acyl-CoA dehydrogenase family protein, with amino-acid sequence MADLDIFREETRSWLEANCPEEMRQPVRDEEDVYWGGRKATFKNDAQKAWFDICVEKGYTVPAWPKEYGGAGLSAAEAKVLRQEMARINARPPLSSFGIWMLGPALLQFGTEGQKQRFLNEIARGEIRWCQGYSEPGSGSDLVSMQTFGEDKGDHWEVSGQKIWTSYADQADWIFCLVRTDKANKYQGITFMLFDMENEGVSTKPILLISGNSPFCETFFDNVKVPKSYGEDCPGQVGEVNRGWDVAKYLLGHEREMISGAGGGGLTSAIGAAMQRHVAKDGGDLDPVLRSELAMFDVDALAYAAMGEKFLDEMKTGRGHPAQPNMMKYVGTELNKRRHELMMSAGGSRSLEWDSEETSGGKPSRNWLRTKANSIEGGTSEVMLNVVSKRILDLPGA
- a CDS encoding acyl-CoA dehydrogenase family protein gives rise to the protein MPLYYDEDQTMLADTAAQFMAEEGAINKQLRHWRDRDCPDGFGHALWKQFAEMGFTGILVGEEDGGMGMGNVEAGIVLEQIGRNLTPSPFLTSSVLAATALKEGSADMRSRYMPGLISGDCVFAVAIDEGAKHRPERIKTKAEKSGNGFKLSGQKSFVIQGASADMIVVAARTSGSDADEDGITLFAVPKDAAGMEHDSVRLVDSSMATHTKFDGVELDGDAVIGEVDGGREILNKVLNAGRIGSAAEGCGVAGAAMDMTVDYLKQRKQFGKLIGEFQALQHRAAHLYSEVEIARAVTIKAGQLLDGGSEKADLMVSVAKAKVGQTAGLAVREGVQMHGGIGMTDEYDIGLYMKRDKALNEFLGDAYYHADRVARLSGY
- a CDS encoding SDR family NAD(P)-dependent oxidoreductase, translated to MNLKDLFGLEGKVALVTGGSRGIGKMIVEGLLEAGCAKIYIVARKKEQVDATAEELGDKVIGLTGDLSQIDGIQALADELASREDKLDLLVNNAGAAWGQPFDEFTEAGWDRTMDLNVKTPFFLTQKLHGLLKAAGTPERPAKVLMIASIDGMKSNPWPTYPYQASKAGLIHLTRRMAAELVGDNIIVNGIGPGAFPSEMNKAARDQEEMVKRGIPSRRVGVTEDMAAGAIYLLSRAGDYVVGTTIPIDGGVVNANIGAGNFVDPSGQ